Genomic DNA from Klebsiella variicola:
TTCTGGCCGTTGGGCGTGCCCAGTGAGTATAGCTGGAGCGGATGGGTCCCGACCGGCAGGACGCGTTCATGGGTCGCGCCGGAAACGGGACGGTTGATATTGGCGAACGCGCCGCCGCTGTTTTGCTTCCATTCCCACACTTTGGGTGGCTGGTAGTTTTGCTCTGACATGCTGGTTTGCCTTTTTCGTGGATGTACAAAAAGTGTAGCAGGTGACCTCAGGCCATAATCCGCGCGGCCCACACGCTGACATCATCGCCGCTGCCCAGATCCGGCTGCACCAGGCCATTGACCATAAAGGTCGGCGAGACGTGAATGCCGTTCTGACGGGCGTATTTACTGTGCCACTTGATCACGTCCTGCAGCTCCGGGCGGGCAAAGGCGGCCCCCAGCAGCACGTGACTGTAACGTTCAATGCGTTCAATGATTTGCTGCGGCGTGGCGTTCATATTCGGCCCGCTGCAGTGATCGGTAAACTCAAACTCTTCCCGATGGTCGGCCACGGCCTGCATCACCTTATGCGCCTGC
This window encodes:
- a CDS encoding DsbA family protein is translated as MSTPSHLNAQPLVWGHGPRTFEVFLEPTCPYSVRAFNKLDDLLDEVGADNVTIKIRLQSQPWHLFSGVIVRCILAASTLPHGREQAHKVMQAVADHREEFEFTDHCSGPNMNATPQQIIERIERYSHVLLGAAFARPELQDVIKWHSKYARQNGIHVSPTFMVNGLVQPDLGSGDDVSVWAARIMA